The Choristoneura fumiferana chromosome 10, NRCan_CFum_1, whole genome shotgun sequence genome has a segment encoding these proteins:
- the LOC141431589 gene encoding uncharacterized protein, which yields MDLTEENTFKHYYYPENHDELSDDGEGTLAFKVKRAIAKNKRPNNSIHGFFEKRKKKKVPKNSSTVSQATADGVAFIKANQDESAYASHLIKIEVYDIDKIKNIPPTEQWKHAEVRVKYYAHSEEDEHVQQTRDVIYNITKLLAAKSDCVNFVLDNQK from the exons ATGGAT CTGACTGAAGAAAACACATTTAAGCACTATTATTATCCAGAGAATCACGATGAACTCAGCGATGACGGCGAAGGAACATTAGCTTTCAAAGTAAAGAGGGCAATCGCCAAGAACAAAAGACCTAATAACAGTATTCACGGATTCTTTGAAAAGCGCAAGAAAAAGAAGGTTCCCAAAAACTCTTCGACTGTTAGTCAAGCCACTGCAGATGGTGTTGCTTTTATCAAAGCAAACCAAGACGAATCAGCTTACGCATCACACCTCATTAAAATCGAGGTGTATGATATAGACAAGATTAAGAACATTCCCCCGACAGAACAATGGAAACATGCCGAAGTCCGTGTTAAATATTACGCCCACTCCGAAGAAGATGAACACGTTCAACAGACCAGAGACGTCATCTACAACATCACTAAGCTATTGGCAGCAAAAAGTGATTGTGTTAATTTCGTTTTagacaatcaaaaataa